In Betaproteobacteria bacterium, the sequence TTGTTCGCCATGGCCGATGTGGTGGCCTTCAATGCCTCGGCCGTCATCGAGTTCAACGATACCAAGGGCGCCAAGCAATTGCTCAGTTCGTTTGGAGAGCATCCGGATGTATTGACTGTTCGTCTGCTCGGCACCAACTCGAATTTTCATTACCACTTCGATGCACCCAACCGTACCCTTCCGGCGCAGGTAGCGCTCGGCGACCAGCCGCATAGCGAACGTGCCGTCTATGCCGACTGGTCAAACGTGACCGTGGCCGTACCTATCCGTTCGGAAGATGGCGTCGTTGGTACGGTCACCATCACCTCCAGCCTGGACACCGTTTGGCGGGCGATTATCTGGAACCTGATGCTCTCCCTGCTGGCCTTGGCACTGTCATTCGTGATCGCCTTCGCCATCGGCCGCCAGATGCTGGCTTCGATACTCGCCGCCCTTGGCTCACTGACCAATACAGCCCAATACGTCGCTGAATCGAAAGACTATTCAAGACACGCGAAAATTTACTCCGATGATGAAATCGGGCGCTTGGGCGACGCCTTCAACGCCATGCTCACCGAGATTGCCGAGCGCGACCGCCAGTTGGCGGATCAGCGCGATCATCTGGAAGATACCGTGCAGGAACGCACCCATGCCTTGTCATTGGCCAAGGAAGCCGCCGAAGCGGCCAGCCGGGCAAAAAGCACCTTCCTGTCGAACATGAGTCACGAACTGCGCACACCGATGAATGCGATCATCGGCATGACCTACATGCTCAAGCGCAACAATCTGGACGGCAGCCAGATCGACAAGCTGGGCAAGATAGACGGCGCCGCCAATCACCTCCTGCAGCTGCTCAACGACATCCTTGACCTCTCCAAGATCGACGCTGAACGAATGACGCTTGAACGGACAGCATTCTCGGTCGATGCCCTGACGCAGGAATTGGCGAATCTGCTTGCCCCGCGTGCCGAATCCGCCCGCCTGCATTTTGTGCTCGACATCGACCCGCGCCTCAAGGTCATGCGACTTTTGGGCGACCCGCTGCGCTTGCAGCAAATTTTGCTCAACCTTGCCGGTAACGCTATCAAGTTCACAGAGCGCGGCGAAGTTCGCGTTGTGGCGCGCATTGCTGAGAATGGTGGAGACAGCGTTCTGCTTGAGCTTTCAGTCTGGGATACCGGCATCGGTATTGCCCCAGAGGCGATGGATCGCATCTTCAACCCGTTCGAGCAAGCTGATGGCTCGACGACACGAAAATATGGTGGCACCGGTCTGGGCCTGCCCATCTGCCAGCGCCTCGTGCGACTGATGGGCAGCGAAATTCAAGTAGTCAGCACCCCCGGCGCGGGCAGTGCATTCACTTTTGCCATTCGTCTGCAGCAAGCTGAAATAGCGCCGACCCGGACAATCGTCACGCCTCAGTGCGGTGACGATGCGGAAGATGCATTGCGGGCCGAGTTTTCCAATTGCCGAATCCTGGTCGCCGAAGACGACTGGGTGAATCAGGAAGTTGCGCTCGAACTGCTGCAGGTAACGCTCGGCTTTCCAGTGGATATTGCCCCGGATGGCTTGCAGGCCATTGATATGGCATTGCGCGATCACTACGACCTGATCCTGATGGACATGCAAATGCCCGAACTTGACGGCCTCGGTGCCACCCAGGCGATTCGTGAAATCCCCGGTTATGAGAATATTCCAATCATCGCGATGACCGCCAATGCCTTTGCCGAAGATCGCGCCCGCTGCCTGGACGGTGGCATGAACGACTTCATTGCAAAACCGGTCAATCCGGACACGCTGTTCGCCGTGATGCTGAAGTGGCTCCGTATCCACGAAGCCGCGCGCGCTCAGCTGGAACAGCTAACCTCTAGACCAGTCGCCCAATCAGGCGGCAGCGCAGCATAATCTTCGCAGTCTGGCTGCTCGTCAAATGGCCGACGCAGGCAGGCAAGCAGCCGCTTTACATCGGAAAAATCACCTGCCTTCGCCTTTCTGATCGCAGCCTCGGCCAGCCAGTTACGCAACACATACTTGGGGTTGGCGGCCAGCATGGACGCCTGCCGCTCGGCATCAGGCCACGGGGTCCGGGCCAGTCTGGCTCGCCAGCCATCCAGCCAGAGATCGCAGGCACTGCGGTCGATAAACAGGTCGCGCAAGGCGTTTTCGGATTTTGAGCGATTTTCCGGGTTGACCGCAGCAGATAGCTTGGACAGGGTCCGAAAGAACAAGGTGAAATCCGGGCGATGCTCTTGCAGAAAGCCAAAGGTTTCACCAATGAAATTCTCGTCATCGGGTAGCGTCTCACGCAGCCCCAGCTTGGCGCACATCAGGCGCTCGAAAGTCAGTGCGAAGGCGTCACCATACGTCTCATCAACGGCCGCCCGGCCAGCCGCCGGACGCTTCAACAACGGCAGAAAGGCATCTGCCAGACGATAAAGATTCCATTGCCCGACATGCGGCTGGTTGCGGTAGGAGTAACGGCCCTGATGATCGGAGTGATTGCAGATATGACCGGCATCGAAGGCTTCCATGAAGCCGAATGGGCCGTAGTCGAGCGTCAGGCCGAGGATGGACATGTTGTCCGTATTCATCACGCCATGCATGAAGCCGACCGCCATCCAGTGTGCCATCAGCTCGCCGGTCCGGCGGGAAACATCACGCAATAGCGCATCGTAGGGATTCGCTGCGGTACGGCATTCCGGCCGGAAGGTGTCGATCACATAGTCGGCCAGTTGCTGCAATTCAAGATGCCGGTCACGCGACGCCCAGTGTTCGAACGACCCGAAACGGACAAACCCGGGCGCCACCCGCGCCACCACCGCCGCTGTTTCAATTTCTTCGCGGCGCACCGGCTGATCGGCGCCGATGACGCACAACGCGCGGGTCGTCGGCACGCCCAATCCGGCCATGGCCTCCGAACACAGAAATTCACGAATTGAGGAACGCAATACGGCTCGTCCATCCGCCCCCCGCGAATACGGGGTGCGCCCGGCCCCCTTGAGCTGGATTTCCCAATGTCCAAGCCCATTGCGCAGGCCGCCCAGCAAATGCGCCCGGCCATCACCCAACTGACCCGCCCAGATGCCGAACTGATGGCCAGAGTAAACCGCAGCCAGCGGCTCGCTACCGGGCATCAATTGATTGCCGGCAAAAATTTCGGCGAACTGCGGACTATCGAGAAAGCTGGCCGGCAGGCCGAGCATGCCGGCCACTTCATCGCTCACCGCAACAACGTGCGGGTTACGCAGTGGCTGCGGATTCAGTCGGGTATAAAAAGCGTCGGGCAGCGCAGCAAAGCTGTTGTCAAAAACAGGCAGATCATTCGGGAGGGATTCAGGGGCGTTCATTGTGTCGGGTTTCTGGCAAAGGATTGGGGCTGTGCCAGCTTGCAGCAAATGGCATGCCGGCTAGCCCAAGATCAGAACATGAAAACCGCAGATGGTTCGCACCGAGCATGTTCCAGCAAGGACAAGCCGAATCTGCTCACTGCATTTGCATCAGCGCTAAAATGCGCCTTATTGGGCCGAAGTAGACCCACCTTCAAAGTCAGCCAATGAGCCGCTACCCATTTTCCTTCGTTGCCCTGACCCTGCTGGGCATTCTTTGCGCAATTCCGGGAATTATCAGTCTGGCCGGATTCGGTGCCAGCCTGCACCCGGTATTGGACGACCCTATGGCCGGCCTAGCGTTCATTGTGTCGGCAATTGCCCTGATTGGCTCGGGCGCCTTCCCGCTGGTCATCGCCAAGCTCAAGGAAAACGAGAAGCCTTAGGCCTAGCGCATCAGGCGCCAGTACTGGAACTTCAGCATGGTTGCTGCCCCGAGTACGATGGCCAGAAAGGTAATGATCGACCCCAACGCCAGCGTAGAGATGCCGCTGATCCCCTGGCCAACCGTACAACCCATGGCCACCACCCCGCCAAAGCCCATCAGCGCTGCACCCATCAAATGACTGGCGGTGTCTTCGACACTGACAAAACCTTCCCAGCGAAAATTACCGCTCAGCACCGACCAAGCAAATGAGCCGGCAACTACGCCCAGTGCAGTAGCAATGCCAAAACTCATCGTGCGGCTGGTGTCTGACCACAGCATCAGCAATTCCAGCGCGTACGCCTGGGGTGCGACAAAACTCAACGCCTCCATGCGTCCGCTATTGGTTGCGAGAAAGGCTTCCTCCAGTGTTTCCGGATGCTCGGCGATATAACCGAGGTGACCGCTGACGTACCATGCGGCAACGATGGTCAGCCCGATCCCCAATCCCGCGAGGAGGTTGTCGAAGGTCCGGAAATCACGTTTGAGCAGACATGCTGCGGTCAACCCGCCACCGATGGCCAAAACCGAAAAACGGAAAGCCATCCCCGGATCAAAACCGGCCGCGCTCAGCAACGCCGGAACGTCCTGTCCGCCTGGAAGAATAATCGCCGCTTTTTGCAGCACGTTAACCCGAAATACGCCGAAGATACCGCGCATTGTCATATAGGCAACCACCCCGAGTACGACAAAGACCACCAGCGATTTCAGGTTGCCACCACCGATGCGAATCAGTGTCTTCGAGCCGCAACCGGAGGCGAGCACCATGCCGACGCCAAATGTTGCGCCGCCCACGATGTACGAGAGCCAGGTAAAATTTGGCGTGCGATAAATCGACTTGCCGAGATCGATCAGTCCGCCAAGGTGCAGCGCTGCGGCACCCAGAATGGCGATGCCAATGGCCAGCAGCCACATCCGCATGCGATTCCAGTCGCTCATGTTAACGATGTCGGAGACCGCCCCCATGGTGCAGAAATGGGTCTTCTGGCCGATGCCGCCAAAGATGCAACCAATGGCAAACGCCAGCCAGAGGATCAAATTGGCGGAAACAGCTGTTTCCATACTCAGGATCGATAGATCGTCGGGTCAGGCAATCCGGCGGCGGCAAAGCCTTCGGCTCGCAGGCGACAGGAATCACAAACACCGCAGGCGCGGCCATCTTCATCGGCCTGATAACACGACACGGTCAGACTGTAATCCACGCCCAACGCGGCACCGGTACGAATGATCTCGGTTTTGGACAAGTCGATCAGCGGCGCATGGATGGAAAGCTTGTGCCCTTCGACCCCGGCCTTGGTCGCCAGATTGGCCATCGTCTCAAAAGCTGCAATGTATTCCGGCCGGCAATCCGGATAACCGGAATAATCCACGGCATTCACGCCAACAAAAATATCCAGGCTGCCCAGCACCTCCGCCCAGGCCAGTGCCAGCGACAGCATGATGGTATTGCGCGCCGGCACATAGGTCACCGGAATACCGGGCTGCACGCCGTCGGTCGGTACGGCGATACTGGTATCGGTCAGCGCCGAGCCTCCGAATTGGGCCAGACCAAAATTCACGATGCGATGCTCGGCAGCGCCTAGCGCCTTGACGACACGATCGGCCGCGACCAGTTCTGCGCAGTGTCGTTGCCCATAATTAAAGGACAGGCAATAGGATTCGAATCCCTGGCTACGGGCAATAGCCAAGCATGTGGCGGAGTCGAGTCCACCGGAAAGGAGTACGACAGCTTTCTTCATGGGGCGTGAATATACCCCAAAAGCGCCCTTAGCCGAGCAGGTATCTGCTTGTTCACAATCCCTTTTCTACCTCAAAAGGGGGAGACTGGTGAGCCGCATATCCATCCCATCCATATCGGCCGAGGCGTGGAAAATATCCAATCCAGAGCTTCTCGGTGAGCACATCAAACTTTCTTGTGCAGTGACGAATTCAGCGGATATGACGCGGGTTCAATATTCGGCGAGTTGGGAAAATTCGCGTTCTGCCAGCGCCTCGTTGCCCAAATTCAGCTCAACCAGACGCCGCAGGTGAGTAACACTGTCCAGATCAATTTCACGACAAGCCAAGCCATAGTAGTTGGCCATGTGGTGTACGACAGTCGCTTCCATCCGGATCGTCGTTCCTAGCGCGTCCAGACGAATTTTCAGCGTGCCATGGGTCCCAACGTTGACGAACATGTTGGCGTTGGGATGGATCAGTGCGCCTTGCAGCGAGAGATCGAGCACTTCGACACCATACTCGCCATCGGGCAAAAAGAGACTGGCTTCACTCTGGAAGGCAATGCGGGAAAACTTTCGGCGATTACGTTCCACGTGCGTCTCCATTCCTTATTTTCCCTGCATGTTACCCCAAAGCAACTTGTGCAGTTGAAGCTGGAAACGGACATCGAGCCCGTCCTGGAGTATCCATTCAGCCAGCGATTGCGGCTCGATCAAGCCCTGGGCTGGCGAAAAAAGGACCGAGCAAATCCGGGCAAGCTGGCGTTCGCGCAACACGTCCCGCGCCCACTCGTAATCGCTGCGCGAAGCAATGACAATCTTGAGTTCGTCACGTCGATTGAGTACCGCCAGGTTTTCCCAGCGGTTCCTGGCGGATTCGCCTGAATCGGGCGCTTTCAGATCCATGATCCGCGCGACACGCGCGTCGACATCCGCCACGTCAATCGCACCAGAGGTTTCCAGCGAAACGTCGTAGCCGGCATCACACAGCGCCGTCAGCAACGGCAGGCAATCCTTCTGCGACAACGGTTCGCCACCGGTCACGCAAACCTGGCGGGCCGGATATTTGCCGACCTCGGCGAGCACCGATTCAATGCTCGCCGGCTCGCCCCCGGTAAAACTGTAGGTGGTGTCACACCACGTACAACGCAACGGGCAACCAGTCAGGCGGACAAACACGGTCGGCAACCCCGCGCGCGATGCCTCGCCCTGCAGGGAGTAAAAAATCTCGGTAAGGCGTAGGGCCAATTATTTCTTCTTCAATCGCTGGCGAGCTGTTTCAGCAGCAGGCGCACTCGGGTATTTGGCAAGCACCGTTTCCAGCGAATGTTTGGCGCCCTTCGAATTACCCATTTCCTGCTGGCAGGTAGCAATTGCCAGCCAGGCATCCGGCGCTTTCTGGCTCTCGGCATACTTCGTAGTGACGACGCTTTGCGCCTCGATGGCACGCTTGCAGTCGCGCTGGGCGTACCAGGCATTACCCAGCCAGTACTGGGCGTTGGGCGCCAGCGAACTGTCCGGATATTTCTGGACGAAGCCGCCAAAACTGGTCGCTGCTTCCTTGTACTTGCCTGCCTTGAACTGGTTCAGGGCTGCTTCGTAGTCCTGATTTTCCCGGGCCGGATCAATCGCCGGTTTCGAATTTGGCGAATTTTCCGGGTTGACCGCAGCACTCGAGCTAGCGGCCGTCTCAAACTTGCGCAGGCGAGTGTCAAGATCGAGATAGAAATCCTGCTGGCGTTTTTTGGCGGTGTCCAGCTCGTAATTGAGCGTTTCGATCTGACCCCGCAGGCGGGCAATCTCTTCAACCTGGCGCTGGATCTGGCCTGCCAGATCCAGCTGTGCCTTGGCCTGCTGGTCGAATCGCGCCTCTGTCTTGATCCTCAGATCAGTCACCTGGCGGCGCGCTTCTTCGTCGTCAAAAACACCGGCGTGGGCCTGAACGGCCCCTAGCGCGGCGATCAGAAGTGCGATTCGAACCGGGCGCATGATGCTTAGAACTCGCCGCGGCCGTCAGCAGCCTTGTAAAGGATATCGGCACGGCGGTTTTCAGACCAGGCAGCTTCGTCGTGACCGGCGTTCTTCGGCTTTTCTTCGCCGAGGCTGACCGATTCAATCTGGGCTTCCTGAACGCCGAGCAGGCTGAGCGAACGCTTGACGGCTTCGGCCCGCTTCTGGCCGAGCGACAGGTTGTATTCGCGGCTGCCACGCTCGTCGGTATTACCCTGGATCAGCACTTTGAAGCCCTTGTTGGCGACCAGATACTTGGCGTGCGCGGCGACCAGATCCTTGTAATCATCACGAACTTCATACTTGTCGAGATCAAAGTAGATGCTGCGTTGCGACAGCTTGCTGGACGGATCGGTCAGTTCGCGCGGCAAGCCGCTGGCATCAAGACCACCGGCCTTGACCGGGGCGACGCCCGTGGTAGCACCACTACGGGATTCGACCGGGGCGCCATTGCTGTCTTCCGGCAGCGGGGTGGTGGAACAGGCAGCCAGCAAGGCAGACAGCAGGGCGGGTATCAGCAGTTTTTTCACAAAGTTCTCCGATGGATAAGTGGATTATTGGTAGTACGGGCCCCAGGCCGGTTCCCGGACATCGCCGGCAGCCACCGAGAGGCGTTGTTTGATCCTGCCATCGCTGGAGACAGCCGATAGTACGCCGCGCCCGCCGACTTCAGTAGCGATCAGGATCATGCGGCTATTCGGGGCGAAACTGGGAGATTCGTCCTTGTTGGAATCACTCAGCACCTGGACTTGGCGGCTGGCCAGATCCATGACTGCGAGCTGGAAGCGGCCTTCGCGGCGGCTGATGAATGCGATGCTCTTGCCATCCGGCGACGGCCGCGGCGAGACATTGTAGCTACCTTCGAAGGTGACGCGTCGGACCTCACCGCCGCTGGCGCCAATCTGATAAATCTGCGGGCTACCGCCACGATCCGAGGTGAAATAGATGGTTCCCCCATCCGCCGAATAACGCGGCTCGGTATCAATGCCGGAGGATTGAGTGATGCGCTGCAGGCCACTACCATCTGCATTGACCGAGTAGAGCTGCGAAAATCCGTCCTTGGATAGCACAACCGCCAGCTTGCGACCATCAGGTGACCAGCCCGGCGCCGAGTTGGAGCCCTTGAAATTGGCCACAATGTGACGCTGCCCGGACGACAATGAATGGACATAGACCACCGGCTTCTTCTTCTCGAAGGAAACGTAGGCCAGGCGGCCGCCATCAGGCGACCAGACCGGCGAAATGATCGGCTCGGAGGAGGTCAGCGCCGTCGCTGCATTCTGACCATCCGAATCGGCGATCTGCAGCAGGAATTGGCCACGCGACTTCACGACATAGGCGATGCGCGTCGAGAAGACGCCTTTTTCGCCGGTCAGCTTTTCATAGATGAAATCGGCAATGCGATGGCCGGCAGCTCGCAACTGGACGTTGCTGGTGACATAAGCGGCGCCACCCAGCGACACTGCCTTCTGCGTGTCGTACAGGCGGAAACGGGCTTCCATACGGCCATCGGCACTGCGTCCGATACTGCCGGCAGCCAGCGCATCAGCACCCTTGCCTTTCCAGTCGGCGTAATTGACAGGTGCGCTTTCGTCAAAGGCCTGGCCGCCATTGTCGATCAGCTTGAACAGACCGCTACGTTCAAGATCGGCGCGCACGGTGGTGGTTATCACGCGAGAAGCAGCCGGATCACCCGGAAAATCGACGATCGTCACCGGAATGCGGCTGGCGCCGGCACCGGTGATCTCGATGGAAAGCTGGGCGTAGGCCATTCCTGCGGTCAACAGGGAAAAAGCCAGAAAAATGCGACGGGAAATTCGGGACATTTCGTTCATTTTCATAAGGATTCGCGCGATTTTACTCTTCTAACGGCTTGTATTTGATTTCCAGCTCCCGCTTAAATAGCGAGGGGTCATCCGGCTTGGGCAAGGGTGAGGATTTCCGGATAGCACGCTCGATCGCAGTATCCAGCGCCGGATTGCCACTGGAATGCTTGAGCCTGACGTTCAAAACTTCGCCAGTCGGCAACTGGCTGACTTCAAAAATTGCTTCCGGATTGCCTTGAATTGAAGGCGGCAAGACGATATTGCCGCGTACCTTGCCACGAATCTTGTTGGCGTAATCAGCCATTCCCCGCTTATTCGACGATGCCCGCTGCTCCGCCTCTGCGGCGGCTGCATTGGCCATGTGTTGGGTACTCGGATTCGGACGAGGTTTCAGCTCCGCGGTTTCACGCGACAATTCCTTGCTGAAATCCGGCACCTTGGGTGGCGGTTTGAGTTCCGGCTTTGGCTCGGGCTTCTTGGGCTCAGGCTTTTTCGGTTCCGGCTTGGGTGGCTCGGGTTTAGGTTCCGGTTTTTTCGGCTCCGGCTTTTTCTTTTCTTCCTTGATCGCAATATCCGGCTTTTTCAGCACAGGCTCGGGCTTCGGCTCAACACGTGGGATTGGCTTCGGTTCCGGTTTGACCTCGGGCGGTGGCGGCGGAGGCGGCGGTACATAAGTCGCCTGCTTTGGCGTCGCCGACCACAACTCGACCTCCATCACCTCCGGGGGGCTACTCTTCCACTGCACCCCGAGAAACAGCGCGGCAATCAGCCCGACGTGCACCATCACGGTGAACGCCAATGCGTATTTCTTGCCAGGCTCTTCGCGTTTGTCGAGGATCATCAAGGCTATTTGCTGGCGGTTTCCAAGCCGACCTTATCGAAGCCCATTCGCTTCACCTCGTCAAGAACCTCGATGACGTTCTTGTACTGGGTTTCCTTGTCGCCGGCGATCAGAACTGCAATTTTTTCATCAGGCGCTTTCAAGGCATTCAGCTCACCCTTAAGTTCCTTGATGCCCTTTATTTTCCTGGCCTTGCCATTCACATCAAAGACCGACAACGCGCCTTCGCTGCCTACTTCCACCTTGATGTATTTCGGCGGCTTTTGTGGGGCGGTACCGGTGCTGGGCAAGTCAACCGATCCGGTAGTCATCATCGGCGTTGCGACCATGAAGATGACGAGCAAGACCAGCATGACGTCGATGTAGGGTACAACGTTGATTTCACTTTTTAGACGACGCTGGCGCATGACTTAACGCATCTGCCGTTGCAGAATGTTGGAAAACTCCTCCATGAACGACTCGTAGTGCGTGGCGAGGCGGTCGATGTCATGCGAGAAACGGTTGTAAGCGAGCACGGCCGGAATGGCAGCGAACAGGCCTATTGCGGTCGCGACCAACGCTTCGGCAATGCCAGGGGCGACCGAGGCGAGCGTGGCCTGACCGACATTCGAGAGGCCGCGGAAAGCGTGCATGATGCCCCAAACCGTGCCGAACAGGCCGATGTAAGGGCTGACCGAGCCGACCGAGGCAAGGAACGAAAGGTGTGATTCGAGCGAATCCATCTCGCGCTGATAGGTCGCGCGCATGGCGCGGCGAGAGCCGTCGACGATGTCTTTGGAGTCGAGGTTCTTCTGGCCCTTGAGCTTGGTAAATTCACGGAAACCGGACTCGAAGATGCGTTCCATCGAGCCCGCGTGGTGACGATCATTCACCGCGCTGTTGAAGAGGTTGTTCAGATCACCACCAGACCAGAAATCACGCTCGAAAATCTCGGTCTTTTCGCGGGCCAGCTTGACCGTGATCAGCTTCATGAAAATGTAGTACCAAGACATGAAGGATACCCCTGCCAGCAATGCCATGACGGCTTGCACGACCGCGCTGGCCTGGAGAATCAGATGGAGGATGGACATATCCTGGGTGACGTTCATTTCAGCGCTTCCAGTTTTTGATGCAGAAAATCGGGGATGGCAGACGGGGTCATGGTGGACATATTGACGCAGGCAATTTCGACGGTGCCGGTGACCAGCTCGACATCACCGCGACGGACATGCTGGCGGAAAACAACACGGACACGGGTCAGTTTTTCAACCTCAAGACCAACCACTAGCTCGTCATCGAGCCTGGCCGGCTTCAAATACTCGCAGCTCGCCTTGCGTGCCACAAAGCCGATACCCGCCTCCGACGCCAACGCCGACTGGTCATGGCCGGCAAAGCGCATCCATTCGGTACGGCAACGTTCGAAGAACTTCAGGTAATTGGCGTAGTAAACGACGCCGCCAGCATCCGTATCCTCGTAATAAACTCGGACGGGAATCGAAAAGGCATTGGGTTTCGGCTCGTATTTCATCTTCACGATTTTACCTTGCAGCGCAACATCTTTTGTAACGTTCTGTCGCAAAGTTAAAGCCTTGCTCCACTCGCTACCCATAGCGCCCCGAGCCAAGCGGTGACACAGGTGTTCAACATCCGCCATAATCGCCCGATGATCCGCCACGCTCATATAACTGACCGACGCCACTTGCTCCTGCTGCTTAGTGTCGTGCTCAGTGCCGGCTT encodes:
- a CDS encoding response regulator; this encodes MSTHHSIRKRIALAIAASLGIGLLLSFLTFAVREVDQRRQAKTTELFAMADVVAFNASAVIEFNDTKGAKQLLSSFGEHPDVLTVRLLGTNSNFHYHFDAPNRTLPAQVALGDQPHSERAVYADWSNVTVAVPIRSEDGVVGTVTITSSLDTVWRAIIWNLMLSLLALALSFVIAFAIGRQMLASILAALGSLTNTAQYVAESKDYSRHAKIYSDDEIGRLGDAFNAMLTEIAERDRQLADQRDHLEDTVQERTHALSLAKEAAEAASRAKSTFLSNMSHELRTPMNAIIGMTYMLKRNNLDGSQIDKLGKIDGAANHLLQLLNDILDLSKIDAERMTLERTAFSVDALTQELANLLAPRAESARLHFVLDIDPRLKVMRLLGDPLRLQQILLNLAGNAIKFTERGEVRVVARIAENGGDSVLLELSVWDTGIGIAPEAMDRIFNPFEQADGSTTRKYGGTGLGLPICQRLVRLMGSEIQVVSTPGAGSAFTFAIRLQQAEIAPTRTIVTPQCGDDAEDALRAEFSNCRILVAEDDWVNQEVALELLQVTLGFPVDIAPDGLQAIDMALRDHYDLILMDMQMPELDGLGATQAIREIPGYENIPIIAMTANAFAEDRARCLDGGMNDFIAKPVNPDTLFAVMLKWLRIHEAARAQLEQLTSRPVAQSGGSAA
- a CDS encoding YdiU family protein, which produces MNAPESLPNDLPVFDNSFAALPDAFYTRLNPQPLRNPHVVAVSDEVAGMLGLPASFLDSPQFAEIFAGNQLMPGSEPLAAVYSGHQFGIWAGQLGDGRAHLLGGLRNGLGHWEIQLKGAGRTPYSRGADGRAVLRSSIREFLCSEAMAGLGVPTTRALCVIGADQPVRREEIETAAVVARVAPGFVRFGSFEHWASRDRHLELQQLADYVIDTFRPECRTAANPYDALLRDVSRRTGELMAHWMAVGFMHGVMNTDNMSILGLTLDYGPFGFMEAFDAGHICNHSDHQGRYSYRNQPHVGQWNLYRLADAFLPLLKRPAAGRAAVDETYGDAFALTFERLMCAKLGLRETLPDDENFIGETFGFLQEHRPDFTLFFRTLSKLSAAVNPENRSKSENALRDLFIDRSACDLWLDGWRARLARTPWPDAERQASMLAANPKYVLRNWLAEAAIRKAKAGDFSDVKRLLACLRRPFDEQPDCEDYAALPPDWATGLEVSCSS
- a CDS encoding YeeE/YedE family protein, producing the protein METAVSANLILWLAFAIGCIFGGIGQKTHFCTMGAVSDIVNMSDWNRMRMWLLAIGIAILGAAALHLGGLIDLGKSIYRTPNFTWLSYIVGGATFGVGMVLASGCGSKTLIRIGGGNLKSLVVFVVLGVVAYMTMRGIFGVFRVNVLQKAAIILPGGQDVPALLSAAGFDPGMAFRFSVLAIGGGLTAACLLKRDFRTFDNLLAGLGIGLTIVAAWYVSGHLGYIAEHPETLEEAFLATNSGRMEALSFVAPQAYALELLMLWSDTSRTMSFGIATALGVVAGSFAWSVLSGNFRWEGFVSVEDTASHLMGAALMGFGGVVAMGCTVGQGISGISTLALGSIITFLAIVLGAATMLKFQYWRLMR
- the queC gene encoding 7-cyano-7-deazaguanine synthase QueC yields the protein MKKAVVLLSGGLDSATCLAIARSQGFESYCLSFNYGQRHCAELVAADRVVKALGAAEHRIVNFGLAQFGGSALTDTSIAVPTDGVQPGIPVTYVPARNTIMLSLALAWAEVLGSLDIFVGVNAVDYSGYPDCRPEYIAAFETMANLATKAGVEGHKLSIHAPLIDLSKTEIIRTGAALGVDYSLTVSCYQADEDGRACGVCDSCRLRAEGFAAAGLPDPTIYRS
- a CDS encoding PilZ domain-containing protein, translating into MERNRRKFSRIAFQSEASLFLPDGEYGVEVLDLSLQGALIHPNANMFVNVGTHGTLKIRLDALGTTIRMEATVVHHMANYYGLACREIDLDSVTHLRRLVELNLGNEALAEREFSQLAEY
- the queE gene encoding 7-carboxy-7-deazaguanine synthase QueE codes for the protein MALRLTEIFYSLQGEASRAGLPTVFVRLTGCPLRCTWCDTTYSFTGGEPASIESVLAEVGKYPARQVCVTGGEPLSQKDCLPLLTALCDAGYDVSLETSGAIDVADVDARVARIMDLKAPDSGESARNRWENLAVLNRRDELKIVIASRSDYEWARDVLRERQLARICSVLFSPAQGLIEPQSLAEWILQDGLDVRFQLQLHKLLWGNMQGK
- the ybgF gene encoding tol-pal system protein YbgF, with the protein product MRPVRIALLIAALGAVQAHAGVFDDEEARRQVTDLRIKTEARFDQQAKAQLDLAGQIQRQVEEIARLRGQIETLNYELDTAKKRQQDFYLDLDTRLRKFETAASSSAAVNPENSPNSKPAIDPARENQDYEAALNQFKAGKYKEAATSFGGFVQKYPDSSLAPNAQYWLGNAWYAQRDCKRAIEAQSVVTTKYAESQKAPDAWLAIATCQQEMGNSKGAKHSLETVLAKYPSAPAAETARQRLKKK
- the pal gene encoding peptidoglycan-associated lipoprotein Pal; amino-acid sequence: MKKLLIPALLSALLAACSTTPLPEDSNGAPVESRSGATTGVAPVKAGGLDASGLPRELTDPSSKLSQRSIYFDLDKYEVRDDYKDLVAAHAKYLVANKGFKVLIQGNTDERGSREYNLSLGQKRAEAVKRSLSLLGVQEAQIESVSLGEEKPKNAGHDEAAWSENRRADILYKAADGRGEF
- the tolB gene encoding Tol-Pal system protein TolB; amino-acid sequence: MSRISRRIFLAFSLLTAGMAYAQLSIEITGAGASRIPVTIVDFPGDPAASRVITTTVRADLERSGLFKLIDNGGQAFDESAPVNYADWKGKGADALAAGSIGRSADGRMEARFRLYDTQKAVSLGGAAYVTSNVQLRAAGHRIADFIYEKLTGEKGVFSTRIAYVVKSRGQFLLQIADSDGQNAATALTSSEPIISPVWSPDGGRLAYVSFEKKKPVVYVHSLSSGQRHIVANFKGSNSAPGWSPDGRKLAVVLSKDGFSQLYSVNADGSGLQRITQSSGIDTEPRYSADGGTIYFTSDRGGSPQIYQIGASGGEVRRVTFEGSYNVSPRPSPDGKSIAFISRREGRFQLAVMDLASRQVQVLSDSNKDESPSFAPNSRMILIATEVGGRGVLSAVSSDGRIKQRLSVAAGDVREPAWGPYYQ
- a CDS encoding TonB C-terminal domain-containing protein yields the protein MILDKREEPGKKYALAFTVMVHVGLIAALFLGVQWKSSPPEVMEVELWSATPKQATYVPPPPPPPPEVKPEPKPIPRVEPKPEPVLKKPDIAIKEEKKKPEPKKPEPKPEPPKPEPKKPEPKKPEPKPELKPPPKVPDFSKELSRETAELKPRPNPSTQHMANAAAAEAEQRASSNKRGMADYANKIRGKVRGNIVLPPSIQGNPEAIFEVSQLPTGEVLNVRLKHSSGNPALDTAIERAIRKSSPLPKPDDPSLFKRELEIKYKPLEE
- a CDS encoding ExbD/TolR family protein → MRQRRLKSEINVVPYIDVMLVLLVIFMVATPMMTTGSVDLPSTGTAPQKPPKYIKVEVGSEGALSVFDVNGKARKIKGIKELKGELNALKAPDEKIAVLIAGDKETQYKNVIEVLDEVKRMGFDKVGLETASK